In Salmo salar chromosome ssa24, Ssal_v3.1, whole genome shotgun sequence, the following proteins share a genomic window:
- the LOC106585257 gene encoding coiled-coil domain-containing protein 117, whose amino-acid sequence MSSELGFLPAMYSFPGLINVPEMGINIGPANTRQHLPGVSPPSTSWERRCLRKHRRRTDDEGCSAKKRRLMGDAGCDPLDDLSHNVCQIWPPGNNGHPLPESASQAPPQHCLETKNLGLPISGSPSRLVRPEAEGSCIEVESAHRRLQEIEERISLEDDDDDLDVEPAPRRPVLVMSDSLREGLQRGISDILPHTVAQSVSHSCMELVVWRLPEDALARKLKDSLQRKQQTASRQPPIHSALTPQIPLTPTNPPGETYSPLYCSPGAGAHSSGEEDMEL is encoded by the exons ATGAGTAGCGAGCTGGGCTTTCTGCCTGCCATGTACTCATTCCCTGGCTTAATCAATGTCCCTGAAATGGGGATCAATATTGGCCCTGCAAATACCCGTCAACACCTGCCGGGAGTGTCGCCCCCAAGCAC GAGTTGGGAGAGAAGATGCCTGAGAAAGCacaggaggagaacagatgaCGA AGGATGCAGTGCCAAAAAGAGGAGGCTGATGGGAGATGCAGGATGTGATCCTTTGGATGACCTCAGCCATAATGTGTGTCAGATCTGGCCACCAGGCAACAACGGCCACCCTCTACCTGAATCAGCCAGCCAAGCACCTCCCCAGCACTGCCTGGAGACTAAGAACCTGGGGCTGCCCATATCCGGGTCTCCCTCCCGTCTGGTCCGTCCAGAAGCAGAAGGCTCCTGCATCGAGGTGGAGTCTGCTCATCGAAGACTGCAGGAGATTGAGGAAAG GATCAGTctggaggatgatgatgatgacctgGATGTGGAGCCAGCACCCAGGCGGCCAGTGCTGGTGATGTCTGACAGTCTGAGGGAGGGGCTTCAGCGTGGCATCAGTGACATTCTCCCCCACACTGTGGCCCAGTCTGT GAGCCACTCCTGTATGGAGCTGGTAGTATGGCGCCTCCCAGAGGATGCGCTGGCTCGAAAGCTGAAAGACTCCCTGCAGAGGAAGCAGCAGACTGCCAGCAGGCAACCCCCGATCCACAGTGCCCTTACCCCTCAGATTCCCCTCACCCCCACAAACCCCCCAGGGGAGACATACTCCCCTCTGTACTGCAGCCCAGGGGCCGGGGCCCACAGCTCTGGAGAGGAGGACATGGAGCTGTAG
- the tcn2 gene encoding transcobalamin-2 precursor, with translation MYALYIVSGLLALVASETCDPVGSEHSELLLSLNKKLLRSLEDQETAPNPSVHLSLRLSTHHNLGKESDHLNALKTYLHNDIESSLANSQPVVGLLALYTLALKASCYDLNTLTFTVNQRSETLLTHLKRQMALEKEHITFSHRPLTNYYQYSLGVLALCVSEVRVNSHVSKKLIGAVDHGHIKHGDSDCIDTFAMAGMALQCLKESDTQVQDAALDKALGVIKRKLLDSRRADGHMGNEFSTGLAVQALLAMGSQVQECSTSMEAMRSDVRKGTYLNPMAMSQTLPALQQKTYLQVKGKQCRNEDDSLVLEARQPVMVLQSNTKVALKLKVVKSHGAPDVYSVDVPTGTSLVYALELLQKKNIGFTFEKETSLWGPFLSMVNGERARQTDRRYWRLSSGGNALSQGIKDFKIETAQQITIENTSY, from the exons ATGTATGCCCTGTACATTGTGAGTGGACTGCTGGCACTGGTTGCAAGCGAAACCTGTG ATCCTGTAGGATCGGAACATAGTGAGCTGCTCCTCTCACTCAATAAGAAGCTGCTGCGTTCTCTGGAGGACCAGGAAACAGCCCCTAATCCGAGTGTGCACCTGTCCCTGCGTCTGTCCACTCACCACAACCTTGGCAAGGAGAGTGATCACCTGAATGCACTCAAAACATATTTACACAATGACATTGAGAG CTCTCTGGCTAATAGCCAGCCAGTGGTGGGTCTCCTGGCCCTTTACACTCTGGCCCTGAAGGCCTCCTGCTATGATCTCAACACCCTGACCTTCACCGTCAACCAGAGGAGCGAGACCCTGCTGACTCATCTCAAGAGACAGATGGCACTGGAGAAAGAGCACATCACCT TCAGTCACCGTCCGCTGACAAATTACTACCAGTACTCTCTAGGCGTGCTGGCACTGTGTGTGAGTGAAGTTAGAGTCAACTCTCACGTCAGCAAGAAACTCATCGGGGCTGTAGACCATGGACATATCAAACATGGAGACTCCGACTGCATCG ACACGTTTGCCATGGCTGGAATGGCCCTACAGTGCCTGAAGGAGTCTGACACTCAGGTGCAGGATGCGGCTCTTGACAAGGCCCTGGGCGTCATCAAGCGGAAGCTACTGGACTCCCGGCGGGCTGATGGTCACATGGGCAATGAGTTCAGCACAGGCCTGGCAGTGCAG GCCCTGCTGGCTATGGGCAGCCAGGTGCAGGAGTGTTCTACCTCAATGGAGGCCATGAGGTCAGATGTGAGGAAGGGAACATATCTCAACCCCATGGCCATGTCCCAaactctgcctgccctccagcAAAAGACCTATCTGCAAGTCAAGGGCAAGCAGTGCCGCAATGAGGATG ACAGCCTGGTCCTGGAGGCCAGGCAGCCAGTGATGGTGTTACAGAGCAATACCAAAGTAGCCCTAAAGTTGAAGGTCGTCAAATCACATGGGGCTCCTGATGTCTATTCTGTTGACGTGCCAACGGGCACCTCATTGGTTTATGCCCTTGAACTCCTTCAAAAGAAGAACATTGGCTTCAC GTTTGAGAAGGAGACCAGCCTGTGGGGACCCTTCCTGAGCATGGTGAATGGGGAACGGGCTCGACAGACCGACCGTAGATACTGGCGCCTCTCCTCAGGCGGCAACGCTCTCAGCCAGG GTATCAAAGACTTCAAGATTGAGACGGCTCAACAGATCACCATCGAAAACACCAGCTACTGA